One genomic window of Nicotiana sylvestris chromosome 10, ASM39365v2, whole genome shotgun sequence includes the following:
- the LOC138880174 gene encoding uncharacterized protein, which produces MNALIWNIRPVNTQQAFERLTKMHRKNHYEFVGLMEQKQQAKNLERYRNKIGLAQAISNVSNKIWAFIDEVFEVTIMNSMVQQLTLRLFHTESHVEFVLTLIYAKCDAIERIELWGSLYAMARYMDAPWLVGGDFNVIWDEEEKFGGLPVSLNEIDDFRHCVNTCNLFDLGFKGSIFTWWNGIADEDCIFKRLDRCLANLQFQQTFPGIEVQHLSKISSDHSPMYLKCDIETPPIKKPFKFLNFWVEHATFKDVVKENWTADFSANPYIIFNHKLKKLKKALSL; this is translated from the coding sequence ATGAATGCTCTCATTTGGAATATAAGGCCAGTCAACACACAGCAAGCCTTTGAAAGGTTGACAAAAATGCATAGGAAAAATCACTATGAATTTGTAGGATTAATGGAGCAAAAGCAACAAGCAAAAAACCTGGAAAGGTACAGAAACAAGATAGGACTTGCACAAGCAATTTCAAATGTTTCCAACAAGATCTGGGCTTTCATAGATGAGGTATTTGAGGTAACTATTATGAACAGTATGGTGCAACAATTAACACTACGATTGTTTCATACTGAATCGCATGTGGAGTTTGTCCTAACATTGATATATGCTAAATGTGATGCAATTGAGAGGATAGAATTATGGGGTTCATTATATGCAATGGCAAGGTATATGGATGCACCATGGCTtgtaggaggagatttcaatgtaaTATGGGACGAAGAAGAGAAGTTTGGTGGGTTACCTGTGTCATtgaatgaaattgatgattttagacACTGCGTCAACACTTGCAATCTCTTCGACCTTGGATTTAAAGGTagcatatttacatggtggaatgggatAGCAGATGAAGACTGTATATTCAAAAGGCTAGACAGATGTTTGGCCAATCTTCAGTTCCAACAAACATTTCCAGGAATAGAGGTGCAACATTTGTCAAAGATTAGTTCCGATCATAGTCCAATGTATCTGAAGTGTGATATTGAGACTCCACCAATAAAAAAGCCTTTTAAGTTCTTGAATTTTTGGGTGGAACATGCAACTTTTAAAGATGTGGTGAAAGAGAATTGGACAGCTGATTTCAGTGCAAATCCTTATATTATTTTTAatcacaagttaaaaaaattaaagaaggccCTTTCATTGTAG
- the LOC138880175 gene encoding uncharacterized protein, with product MPKWSPKINHLAYADDMIIFSSSDETSLMLIMQVLNAYEAASVQLVNKTKSAVYLHHLTVMEVVSKVESITGIHRNDFPIIYLGCPIFYARRNLEYYQPLITKVMDKLQSWQGKLLSVGGSAVLISHVLQSMPMHLLSVVNPPNYVINRLHKLFAQFFWSSSVGGTSRHWASWNTLCMPVEEGGIGFRSLHDVAKALFSKLWSWGTIFLVPQDFGIDETVQNVHEVTLYGEWDVDKLFEMLPEDLAVHILEKIKPPSPQQILDMPCWMLETRGYFSVKSSWDYTRRRDEPRTTYRMIWVKGLPFKIAFFIWKVWKAKLPLDDFLKRVGYCMPSKYWCCVQPDEESLQHLFFRSETAKTTWKYFLSRAGIAVEGLTLHQAITKCWTANVCLRLKPVMQALPSCVVWELWKRRNSMKYGDAVTTSRVIYQVSSNLQALVKVRKPGMDMVPHKWQDLLAMMENFTPKLKVTKVM from the exons ATGCCAAAGTGGAGTCCAAAGATCAATCATTTGGCGTATGCAGATGACATGATTATTTTCTCATCCTCAGATGAAACAtctctgatgctgattatgcaagtGCTGAATGCATATGAAGCTGCATCTGTGCAGCTTGTTAACAAGACCAAATCAGCTGTGTACCTGCATCATTTAACAGTCATGGAAGTGGTCAGCAAGGTGGAAAGTATCACAGGCATTCATAGGAATGATTTTCCTATCATATATCTAGGTTGTCCTATATTTTATGCAAGGAGAAATCTGGAATACTATCAGCCCCTAATTACTAAGGTAATGGACAAACTGCAATCATGGCAGGGCAAATTATTATCAGTAGGGGGCAGTGCAGTTCTCATATCTCATGTACTGCAAAGCATGCCTATGCATCTACTATCAGTTGTAAACCCTCCAAATTATGTGATAAATAGGTTGCACAAATTGTTTGCTCAGTTTTTCTGGAGCAGCTCTGTAGGAGGAACTAGTAGGCATTGGGCTTCATGGAATACCTTATGCATGCCAGTTGAGGAAGGAGGAATAGGTTTCAGGTCACTGCATGATGTAGCAAAGGCATTATTCAGCAAGTTGTG GTCTTGGGGCACTATATTTTTGGTTCCTCAGGACTTTGGCATTGATGAAACAGTACAAAATGTACATGAGGTTACCTTATATGGTGAGTGGGATGTGGACAAACTATTTGAAATGCTTCCTGAAGACTTAGCAGTACACATTCTGGAGAAAATCAAACCACCCTCACCTCAGCAGATTCTTGACATGCCTTGTTGGATGCTGGAAACAAGAGGATATTTCAGTGTTAAGTCATCATGGGATTATACGAGAAGAAGAGACGAACCAAGAACAACTTATAGGATGATTTGGGTAAAGGGActgccttttaaaatagcatttttCATATGGAAAGTGTGGAAAGCAAAGTTACCTTTAGATGATTTCTTGAAAAGGGTAGGCTATTGCATGCCATCAAAATATTGGTGTTGTGTACAGCCTGATGAGGAATCTCTTCAGCACTTGTTTTTTAGATCAGAAACTGCAAAGACAACTTGGAAGTATTTTCTATCGAGGGCAGGAATAGCTGTGGAGGGACTTACATTGCACCAAGCAATCACAAAATGTTGGACTGCAAATGTGTGCTTAAGGCTCAAACCAGTAATGCAAGCACTCCCCTCATGTGTAGTATGGGAACTctggaaaagaagaaatagtatGAAGTATGGTGATGCTGTGACAACTAGCAGAGTGATTTATCAAGTTTCGTCAAATCTCCAGGCATTGGTGAAAGTGAGAAAGCCTGGGATGGACATGGTACCTCACAAATGGCAAGATCTATTAGCTATGATGGAAAATTTCACTCCTAAACTTAAGGTTACCAAAGTCATGTGA